A genome region from Arachis duranensis cultivar V14167 chromosome 8, aradu.V14167.gnm2.J7QH, whole genome shotgun sequence includes the following:
- the LOC107460439 gene encoding cytochrome P450 CYP82D47 isoform X1 translates to MIHAIVVVILIVSCYLYLTKRAAPRDDRRRPPMADGGWPLIGHLHLLGGSSGKQPYVTLGNLADKYGPIFSIRIGVHNAVVVSSWELARECFTTLDVVVSSRPKFTAAKILAHDYVNFGFAPYGDLWREMRKITTSELLSTRRFEMLRRVRDSEVEASVKELYRKCAEKRDGDLMVEMKKWLGGLNLNVVLRMVAGKRYRARSEDEEREVRRIRRAFREFFRLMGVVVIGDAIPGLGWLDLGGQVKEMKKTAKEMDEIVSEWLEEHRRRRRRDSDDHESENSIEQDFIDVLLSVLDSAHLNGYHLDTVIKATCLMIISAATDTTTVTMTWTLSLLLNHRHILKKVQDELDEKVGKERVVKESDVNKLTYLETVVKESMRLYPAGPLSGPREFTEDCSLGGYYIKAGTRMFLNLWKLHRDPRVWSDPMEFKPERFLSAHKDVDVKGQHFELLPFGGGRRVCPGASFGLQMTKLALAAFLHAFEITTPSDAPVDMSATYGLTIIKTTPLEVFAKPRLSPSVLSLNTLA, encoded by the exons ATGATCCACGCCATAGTTGTCGTCATACTAATAGTTTCTTGCTACTTGTACTTGACCAAGAGAGCAGCACCACGTGATGACCGCCGCAGGCCACCGATGGCAGATGGTGGGTGGCCGTTGATCGGTCACCTTCACCTCCTAGGTGGTTCATCAGGGAAGCAACCGTACGTGACCCTGGGAAACTTAGCAGACAAGTATGGACCAATATTCAGCATCCGAATTGGTGTTCACAATGCCGTGGTTGTGAGTTCTTGGGAGCTAGCCAGGGAGTGTTTCACGACCCTCGATGTCGTTGTCTCTTCTCGTCCCAAGTTCACTGCCGCAAAGATTCTGGCACACGACTATGTCAACTTTGGGTTCGCTCCTTATGGTGATTTATGGCGCGAGATGCGTAAGATAACCACTTCAGAGTTACTCTCCACTCGTCGGTTCGAGATGCTTCGACGTGTTAGAGATTCAGAGGTGGAGGCTTCGGTGAAAGAGTTGTACAGAAAATGTGCAGAGAAAAGAGATGGTGATTTGATGGTGGAGATGAAGAAGTGGCTGGGGGGTTTGAACCTCAACGTTGTTCTGAGAATGGTTGCAGGGAAGAGATATAGAGCAAGAAGCGAAGATGAGGAACGAGAAGTCCGGAGGATCAGGAGGGCGTTCAGGGAGTTCTTTCGCCTGATGGGGGTGGTTGTGATTGGGGACGCCATTCCCGGTCTTGGGTGGCTTGATCTTGGTGGCCAAGTGAAAGAGATGAAGAAGACCGCTAAAGAGATGGACGAGATCGTGTCCGAATGGTTGGAAGAGCatcggagaagaagaagaagagactcTGATGATCATGAGAGTGAGAACTCAATAGAGCAAGACTTCATTGACGTCCTGCTTTCTGTTCTTGATAGCGCTCATCTTAACGGTTATCATCTTGACACTGTTATCAAAGCCACTTGTTTG ATGATAATTTCAGCGGCAACTGATACAACAACAGTTACCATGACATGGACACTTTCGTTACTGCTAAATCATCGCCACATTCTAAAGAAAGTTCAAGACGAGCTAGACGAGAAGGTAGGAAAAGAAAGAGTGGTGAAGGAATCAGATGTTAACAAACTAACATACCTTGAAACTGTGGTCAAAGAATCGATGCGATTGTACCCCGCTGGACCACTATCAGGACCTCGTGAATTCACAGAGGATTGTAGCTTAGGGGGTTATTATATCAAAGCAGGTACTCGAATGTTCTTGAACCTTTGGAAGCTTCACAGAGACCCTCGCGTATGGTCAGATCCAATGGAATTTAAGCCAGAGAGGTTTCTAAGCGCACACAAAGATGTGGATGTGAAGGGTCAGCATTTCGAGCTTCTTCCGTTTGGCGGCGGAAGAAGGGTGTGCCCCGGTGCGTCATTTGGGCTTCAAATGACGAAATTGGCATTAGctgcattcttgcatgcatttgaG